The Lepeophtheirus salmonis chromosome 1, UVic_Lsal_1.4, whole genome shotgun sequence genome has a segment encoding these proteins:
- the LOC121119410 gene encoding uncharacterized protein, whose protein sequence is MAPKLVREVLGPVSKKKESVVIDFYSNGFRLRGGNNRIRCYKELSSKRFISDISDGFFPSELQGEYPKGVALLVNDRRTEEGIQDVTSGNSQYNPFSGDGKRLGTLKSPKRNANNSINHSKLPQIRKNSRTKTPKLERKSFAKSNGENNHKKPTTSKTCSIKIKYESKSTILTLQDDDTIDGLKYLIREFIPHQEIHLFSSFPRQRIDQWTCQTLLECGLFPNYVLHVERGD, encoded by the coding sequence ATGGCTCCGAAATTAGTAAGAGAAGTACTGGGGCcagtttcaaaaaagaaagaatctgTTGTCATAGACTTCTACTCCAATGGTTTCCGGCTTAGAGGCGGAAACAATCGTATCCGCTGCTACAAAGAGCTTTCTTCAAAGCGATTTATATCCGATATAAGCGATGGATTCTTCCCATCCGAACTTCAAGGAGAGTATCCAAAAGGAGTAGCCTTATTAGTCAATGATAGACGGACGGAAGAAGGGATTCAAGACGTGACCTCAGGGAATTCACAATATAATCCGTTTAGTGGAGATGGAAAGAGATTAGGGACTCTTAAATCTCCAAAGCGCAACGCTAATAACAGCATTAATCACTCAAAACTTCCACAAATTCGTAAGAACTCCCGCACTAAAACCCCAAAATTGGAGCGTAAATCCTTTGCGAAAAGTAATGGTgagaataatcataaaaaacctACTACCTCAAAGACATGCTCCATAAAGATCAAATATGAATCCAAGAGCACCATCCTCACGCTTCAAGATGATGATACGATTGATGGGCTCAAGTATCTTATACGTGAGTTCATTCCCCATCaggaaatacatttattttcgtCCTTCCCCCGTCAAAGAATTGATCAGTGGACATGTCAAACACTCTTAGAGTGTGGATTATTTCCAAATTATGTTCTTCATGTTGAAAGAGGGGATTAA